The Paenibacillus sp. FSL R7-0204 genome includes a region encoding these proteins:
- a CDS encoding GbsR/MarR family transcriptional regulator produces the protein MKQAAFGEEHPHRSPREQLLGPVIDAIAQTMDLYGANYSFGQLYGVMFFEDKPMTLEEMKQVMNMSKSNMSYGVRSLIASRMVTKLPEKRERKELYAAETDFFEAFRNFFTLKLQREIDVMQEAMAAAVPGLQALLHAADTPEEERQACLRDLEKLEHAAEYYAWLQRFVSGLAEGAIFGGERGSTGEEGGV, from the coding sequence ATGAAGCAGGCCGCATTCGGCGAAGAGCATCCGCACCGTTCGCCCCGGGAGCAGCTGCTCGGCCCGGTGATCGATGCCATAGCACAGACCATGGATTTATATGGAGCGAATTATTCCTTCGGGCAGCTGTACGGGGTGATGTTCTTCGAGGACAAGCCTATGACGCTGGAGGAAATGAAGCAGGTCATGAATATGAGTAAAAGCAATATGAGCTACGGGGTCCGCTCCCTGATCGCCTCCCGGATGGTTACGAAGCTTCCGGAGAAGCGTGAGCGGAAGGAGCTGTACGCAGCGGAGACAGACTTCTTCGAGGCCTTCCGGAACTTCTTCACCCTGAAGCTTCAGCGGGAGATCGATGTGATGCAGGAAGCGATGGCAGCCGCGGTCCCGGGCCTCCAGGCACTGCTCCATGCAGCAGACACACCTGAAGAGGAACGGCAGGCCTGCCTCCGAGATCTGGAGAAGCTGGAGCATGCGGCCGAGTACTATGCCTGGCTGCAGCGGTTCGTGTCGGGGCTTGCGGAGGGAGCGATATTCGGCGGGGAACGGGGAAGTACTGGCGAGGAAGGCGGAGTATGA